One Camelus ferus isolate YT-003-E chromosome 21, BCGSAC_Cfer_1.0, whole genome shotgun sequence genomic region harbors:
- the RPRD2 gene encoding regulation of nuclear pre-mRNA domain-containing protein 2 isoform X2 produces MAAGGGGGSSKASSSSASSAGALESSLDRKFQSVTNTMESIQGLSSWCIENKKHHTTIVYHWMKWLRRSAYPHRLNLFYLANDVIQNCKRKNAIIFRESFADVLPEAAALVKDPSVSKSIERIFKIWEDRNVYPEEMIMALREALTSTNPKAALKSKIVAEFRSQALIEELLLYKRSEDQIELKEKQLSTMRVDVCSTETLKCLKDKTGGKKFSKEFEEASAKLEEFVNGLDKQVKNGPSLTEALENAGIFYEAQYKEVKVVANAYKTFANRVNNLKKKLDQLKSTLPDPEESPVPSPSVDAPSPTGSESPFQGMGGEESQSPAMESEKSATPEPATDNRDVEDMELSDVEDDGSKIIVEDRKEKPVEKSAVSTSAPAKPTESISKASSCTPVPVTVTATPPLPKPVNTSLLSPSPALALPNLANVDLAKISSILSSLTSVMKNTGVSPASRPSPGTPTSPSNLTSGLKTPAPATTTSHNPLANILSKVEITPESILSALSKTQTQSAPALQGLSSLLQSVTGNPVASSEAASQSTSASPANTTVSSIKGRSLPSNTQSFIPKNFSYSPNSSTSEVSSTSASKASIGQSPALPSTTFKLPSNTLGFTGTHNTSPAAPPTEVAMCQSSEISKPKLESESTSPSLEMKIHNFLKGNPGFSGLNLNIPILSSLGSSAPAESHSSDFQRGPTSTSIDNIDGTPVRDERSGTPTQDEMMDKPTSSSVDTMSLLSKIISPGSSTPSSTRSPPPGREESYPRELSSSVSAYRPFGLGSESPYKQPPDGMERPSSLMDSSQEKFYPDTSFQEDEDYRDFEYSGPPPSAMMNLEKKPAKSILKSSKLSDAPEYQPILSSYSHRAQEFGVKPAFPPSVRALLDSSENCDRLSSSPGLFGAFSIRGNEPGSDRSPSPSKNDSFFTPDSNHSSLSQSTSGHLSLPQKQYPDSPHPVPHRSLFSPQNTLAAPTGHPPTSGVEKVLASTISTTSTIEFKNMLKNASRKPSDDKHFGQAPGKGASSDGVSLSNLGQPSLTATEQQQQEEHYRIETRVSSSCLDVPDSTEEKGAPIETLGYHSASNRRMSGEPIQTVESIRVPGKGSRGHGREASRVGWFDLSTSGSSFDNGPSSASELASLGGGGSGGLTGFKTAPYKERAPQFQESVGSFRSNSFNSTFEHHLPPSPLEHGTPFQREPVGPSSAPPAPPKDHGGIFSRDAPTHLPSVDLSNPFTKEAALAHAAPPPPGEHSGVPFPTPPPPPTPGEHSSSGGSGVPFSTPPPPPPPVDHSGVVPFPAPPLAEHGVAGAVAVFPKDHSSLLQGTLADHFGVLPGPRDHGGPTQRDLNGPGLSRVRESLSLSSHSLEHLGPAHGGGGGGGSNGGNGPPLGPSHRDSISRSGMILRSPRPDFRPREPFLNRDPFHTLKRPRPPFSRGPPFFAPKRPFFPPRY; encoded by the exons GGATCCATCTGTTTCTAAGTCTATAGAACGAATCTTTAAAATCTGGGAAGATAGAAATGTATACCCAGAAGAAATGATTATGGCATTAAGAGAAGCTTTGA CATCCACGAATCCAAAAGCTGCTCTCAAGTCTAAGATAGTTGCTGAATTTCGA TCTCAGGCCCTCATTGAGGAGCTGTTGCTGTACAAGCGCTCAGAAGATCAGatagaattgaaagaaaaacagctgTCAACTATGAGGGTGGACGTGTGCAGCACAGAAACGCTCAAATGCTTAAAAG ATAAGACAGGTGGGAAGAAATTCTCCAAAGAATTTGAAGAGGCAAGTGCCAAGCTGGAGGAATTTGTGAATGGACTAGATAAGCAAGTGAAAAATGGGCCCTCACTAACAGAAGCACTGGAAAATGCTGGAATTTTCTATGAAGCACAGTACAAAGAAGTAAAAGTGGTGGCCAAT GCATACAAAACCTTCGCTAATCGAGtgaacaatttaaagaaaaagctgGATCAATTGAAGTCAACCCTTCCTGATCCTGAGGAATCACCAGTCCCTTCCCCAAGTGTCGATGCTCCCTCCCCAACTGGTTCTGAATCTCCTTTTCAAGGAATGGGAGGTGAGGAATCCCAGTCACCAGCCATGGAGAGTGAGAAATCGGCCACACCTGAGCCTGCAACAGATAATCGTGATGTGGAAGATATGGAACTCTCAGATGTGGAGGATGATGGGTCAAAAATCATTG TagaggacaggaaggaaaaacCGGTGGAGAAGTCAGCTGTATCCACTTCTGCACCTGCAAAGCCGACAGAAAGTATCTCAAAAGCCTCTTCATGTACTCCAGTGCCTGTGACCGTGACAGCAACCCCACCTCTTCCAAAGCCTGTGAATACgtctcttctctccccttctccagcaCTGGCTTTGCCAAACCTGGCTAATGTGGATCTGGCAAAGATCAGTTCCATCCTTAGCAGCCTGACATCAGTCATGAAAAATACTG GGGTCAGTCCTGCATCAAGACCTTCTCCAGGAACTCCTACAAGTCCCAGCAACCTCACCAGTGGCCTGAAGACACCTGCACCTGCCACGACAACATCTCACAACCCTCTGGCAAATATCCTCTCGAAGGTGGAGATCACCCCAGAGAGCATTCTGTCTGCTCTTTCCAAAACCCAGACACAGTCAGCCCCTGCACTGCAAG GCCTGTCATCTTTACTTCAGAGCGTTACTGGGAACCCCGTTGCATCCAGTGAAGCTGCATCCCAGAGCACTTCAGCTTCCCCTGCCAACACCACAGTCTCTAGCATAAAAGGAAGAAGTCTGCCCTCAAATACCCAATCCTTTATTCCCAAAAACTTCAGCTATTCTCCTAACTCATCAACTTCTGAAGTCTCTTCAACTTCAGCCAGCAAGGCCTCAATTGGGCAAAGCCCAGCGCTCCCAAGCACTACTTTCAAGCTACCATCCAACACTTTGGGGTTTACAGGTACCCACAATACTAGCCCTGCTGCCCCACCTACTGAAGTTGCCATGTGCCAGTCTTCAGAAATCTCCAAGCCAAAGCTGGAGTCCGAGTCCACTTCCCCAAGCCTGGAAATGAAGATCCACAACTTCTTAAAAGGTAACCCTGGTTTCAGCGGCTTGAACTTGAACATCCCAATCCTGAGCAGTCTGGGGTCCAGTGCCCCCGCAGAAAGCCACTCCTCAGACTTCCAGCGTGGCCCTACGAGCACGTCGATCGACAACATTGATGGAACCCCGGTGCGAGATGAACGAAGTGGGACGCCCACCCAGGATGAGATGATGGACAAGCCCACGTCCAGCAGTGTGGACACCATGTCCCTGCTTTCTAAGATCATTAGCCCTGGTTCCTCAACGCCCAGCAGCACAAGGTCACCACCTCCTGGGAGAGAAGAAAGCTACCCCCGAGAGTTGTCCAGTTCAGTGTCTGCGTACCGGCCCTTTGGCCTGGGCAGCGAGTCGCCCTATAAGCAGCCTCCTGATGGAATGGAGAGGCCGTCTTCCTTGATGGACTCTTCACAGGAGAAGTTCTATCCAGATACTTCTTTCCAGGAAGATGAGGATTACCGAGATTTTGAATATTCAGGGCCTCCACCCTCTGCCATGATGAACCTAGAGAAGAAACCAGCCAAATCTATCCTGAAATCAAGCAAGCTTTCTGATGCCCCCGAGTACCAGCCAATCCTGTCCAGTTATAGCCACCGAGCCCAAGAATTTGGGGTAAAGCCTGCCTTCCCGCCATCTGTAAGGGCCCTTCTGGACTCTAGTGAGAACTGTGACCGTCTTTCATCTTCCCCTGGGCTGTTTGGTGCCTTCAGCATAAGAGGGAATGAACCTGGGTCTGACCGGTCACCATCACCGAGTAAGAATGATTCATTTTTCACCCCCGACTCCAACCACAGTAGCTTGTCTCAGTCTACCAGTGGGCATCTCAGTTTGCCACAGAAGCAGTACCCAGACTCTCCTCACCCGGTCCCACACCGTTCCCTTTTCTCTCCGCAGAATACCCTTGCCGCTCCCACAGGCCACCCACCCACATCGGGTGTGGAGAAAGTCCTGGCCTCCACCATTTCCACCACATCGACGATTGAGTTTAAGAATATGCTTAAAAATGCCTCGCGGAAGCCCTCAGATGATAAGCATTTTGGCCAGGCCCCCGGCAAGGGCGCTTCAAGTGATGGTGTCAGTCTTTCAAACCTCGGCCAGCCCAGCCTGACGGCCACTGAGCAGCAGCAACAAGAAGAGCACTACCGCATAGAAACCCgcgtctcctcctcctgcttaGACGTGCCCGACAGCACCGAAGAGAAGGGCGCCCCCATAGAAACCTTGGGCTATCACAGCGCATCCAACAGGAGGATGTCCGGGGAGCCGATACAGACTGTCGAGTCCATCCGAGTCCCTGGGAAGGGCAGTAGAGGACATGGGCGTGAGGCCTCGAGGGTGGGTTGGTTTGATCTGAGCACCTCAGGCAGCTCTTTTGACAATGGCCCCTCAAGTGCCTCTGAGTTGGCAtcccttgggggtgggggcagcggaGGCCTCACTGGCTTTAAAACAGCACCATACAAGGAACGGGCACCCCAATTTCAGGAAAGTGTCGGCAGCTTTCGTTCCAACAGTTTCAACTCAACATTTGAGCATCATCTCCCCCCGTCCCCCTTGGAACATGGGACACCTTTCCAGAGAGAGCCAGTGGGGCCATCATctgccccacctgctcctcctaAGGATCATGGTGGTATCTTCTCTCGAGATGCACCCACTCATCTACCCTCTGTGGATCTTTCGAACCCCTTCACAAAGGAGGCAGCCCTGGCCCAtgctgccccacctcctcctggagaGCACAGCGGAgttcctttccccaccccaccccctcctccaacccctgggGAACATAGCAGCAGTGGTGGGAGTGGTGTCCCCTTCTCtactccacctcctcctccacctcctgttgaCCACTCTGGGGTTGtacccttcccagccccaccactggcAGAGCATGGAGTGGCAGGGGCTGTGGCAGTATTTCCCAAGGACCATAGTTCCCTCCTTCAAGGGACACTGGCTGATCATTTTGGGGTGCTCCCAGGACCCAGGGACCATGGGGGCCCTACCCAACGGGACCTCAACGGCCCTGGCCTTAGCCGTGTACGCGAGAGCCTGAGCCTGTCCTCCCATTCTCTGGAGCACTTGGGCCCAGCccatggaggaggaggtggggggggcagCAACGGCGGCAATGGCCCCCCCTTGGGTCCCTCACACAGAGACTCCATCAGCCGGAGTGGTATGATCTTGCGGAGTCCCCGGCCAGACTTTCGGCCTAGGGAACCTTTTCTCAACAGAGACCCTTTCCACACTTTAAAGAGACCCAGGCCCCCTTTCTCTAGGGGCCCTCCGTTCTTTGCACCAAAACGCCCATTCTTCCCGCCCAGGTACTGA
- the RPRD2 gene encoding regulation of nuclear pre-mRNA domain-containing protein 2 isoform X1: MAAGGGGGSSKASSSSASSAGALESSLDRKFQSVTNTMESIQGLSSWCIENKKHHTTIVYHWMKWLRRSAYPHRLNLFYLANDVIQNCKRKNAIIFRESFADVLPEAAALVKDPSVSKSIERIFKIWEDRNVYPEEMIMALREALSTTFKTQKQLKENLNKQPNKQWKKSQTSTNPKAALKSKIVAEFRSQALIEELLLYKRSEDQIELKEKQLSTMRVDVCSTETLKCLKDKTGGKKFSKEFEEASAKLEEFVNGLDKQVKNGPSLTEALENAGIFYEAQYKEVKVVANAYKTFANRVNNLKKKLDQLKSTLPDPEESPVPSPSVDAPSPTGSESPFQGMGGEESQSPAMESEKSATPEPATDNRDVEDMELSDVEDDGSKIIVEDRKEKPVEKSAVSTSAPAKPTESISKASSCTPVPVTVTATPPLPKPVNTSLLSPSPALALPNLANVDLAKISSILSSLTSVMKNTGVSPASRPSPGTPTSPSNLTSGLKTPAPATTTSHNPLANILSKVEITPESILSALSKTQTQSAPALQGLSSLLQSVTGNPVASSEAASQSTSASPANTTVSSIKGRSLPSNTQSFIPKNFSYSPNSSTSEVSSTSASKASIGQSPALPSTTFKLPSNTLGFTGTHNTSPAAPPTEVAMCQSSEISKPKLESESTSPSLEMKIHNFLKGNPGFSGLNLNIPILSSLGSSAPAESHSSDFQRGPTSTSIDNIDGTPVRDERSGTPTQDEMMDKPTSSSVDTMSLLSKIISPGSSTPSSTRSPPPGREESYPRELSSSVSAYRPFGLGSESPYKQPPDGMERPSSLMDSSQEKFYPDTSFQEDEDYRDFEYSGPPPSAMMNLEKKPAKSILKSSKLSDAPEYQPILSSYSHRAQEFGVKPAFPPSVRALLDSSENCDRLSSSPGLFGAFSIRGNEPGSDRSPSPSKNDSFFTPDSNHSSLSQSTSGHLSLPQKQYPDSPHPVPHRSLFSPQNTLAAPTGHPPTSGVEKVLASTISTTSTIEFKNMLKNASRKPSDDKHFGQAPGKGASSDGVSLSNLGQPSLTATEQQQQEEHYRIETRVSSSCLDVPDSTEEKGAPIETLGYHSASNRRMSGEPIQTVESIRVPGKGSRGHGREASRVGWFDLSTSGSSFDNGPSSASELASLGGGGSGGLTGFKTAPYKERAPQFQESVGSFRSNSFNSTFEHHLPPSPLEHGTPFQREPVGPSSAPPAPPKDHGGIFSRDAPTHLPSVDLSNPFTKEAALAHAAPPPPGEHSGVPFPTPPPPPTPGEHSSSGGSGVPFSTPPPPPPPVDHSGVVPFPAPPLAEHGVAGAVAVFPKDHSSLLQGTLADHFGVLPGPRDHGGPTQRDLNGPGLSRVRESLSLSSHSLEHLGPAHGGGGGGGSNGGNGPPLGPSHRDSISRSGMILRSPRPDFRPREPFLNRDPFHTLKRPRPPFSRGPPFFAPKRPFFPPRY, translated from the exons GGATCCATCTGTTTCTAAGTCTATAGAACGAATCTTTAAAATCTGGGAAGATAGAAATGTATACCCAGAAGAAATGATTATGGCATTAAGAGAAGCTTTGA GTACCACTTTCAAAACTCAGAAGCAGctgaaagaaaatctgaacaaacaaCCGAATAAGCAGTGGAAGAAATCACAAA CATCCACGAATCCAAAAGCTGCTCTCAAGTCTAAGATAGTTGCTGAATTTCGA TCTCAGGCCCTCATTGAGGAGCTGTTGCTGTACAAGCGCTCAGAAGATCAGatagaattgaaagaaaaacagctgTCAACTATGAGGGTGGACGTGTGCAGCACAGAAACGCTCAAATGCTTAAAAG ATAAGACAGGTGGGAAGAAATTCTCCAAAGAATTTGAAGAGGCAAGTGCCAAGCTGGAGGAATTTGTGAATGGACTAGATAAGCAAGTGAAAAATGGGCCCTCACTAACAGAAGCACTGGAAAATGCTGGAATTTTCTATGAAGCACAGTACAAAGAAGTAAAAGTGGTGGCCAAT GCATACAAAACCTTCGCTAATCGAGtgaacaatttaaagaaaaagctgGATCAATTGAAGTCAACCCTTCCTGATCCTGAGGAATCACCAGTCCCTTCCCCAAGTGTCGATGCTCCCTCCCCAACTGGTTCTGAATCTCCTTTTCAAGGAATGGGAGGTGAGGAATCCCAGTCACCAGCCATGGAGAGTGAGAAATCGGCCACACCTGAGCCTGCAACAGATAATCGTGATGTGGAAGATATGGAACTCTCAGATGTGGAGGATGATGGGTCAAAAATCATTG TagaggacaggaaggaaaaacCGGTGGAGAAGTCAGCTGTATCCACTTCTGCACCTGCAAAGCCGACAGAAAGTATCTCAAAAGCCTCTTCATGTACTCCAGTGCCTGTGACCGTGACAGCAACCCCACCTCTTCCAAAGCCTGTGAATACgtctcttctctccccttctccagcaCTGGCTTTGCCAAACCTGGCTAATGTGGATCTGGCAAAGATCAGTTCCATCCTTAGCAGCCTGACATCAGTCATGAAAAATACTG GGGTCAGTCCTGCATCAAGACCTTCTCCAGGAACTCCTACAAGTCCCAGCAACCTCACCAGTGGCCTGAAGACACCTGCACCTGCCACGACAACATCTCACAACCCTCTGGCAAATATCCTCTCGAAGGTGGAGATCACCCCAGAGAGCATTCTGTCTGCTCTTTCCAAAACCCAGACACAGTCAGCCCCTGCACTGCAAG GCCTGTCATCTTTACTTCAGAGCGTTACTGGGAACCCCGTTGCATCCAGTGAAGCTGCATCCCAGAGCACTTCAGCTTCCCCTGCCAACACCACAGTCTCTAGCATAAAAGGAAGAAGTCTGCCCTCAAATACCCAATCCTTTATTCCCAAAAACTTCAGCTATTCTCCTAACTCATCAACTTCTGAAGTCTCTTCAACTTCAGCCAGCAAGGCCTCAATTGGGCAAAGCCCAGCGCTCCCAAGCACTACTTTCAAGCTACCATCCAACACTTTGGGGTTTACAGGTACCCACAATACTAGCCCTGCTGCCCCACCTACTGAAGTTGCCATGTGCCAGTCTTCAGAAATCTCCAAGCCAAAGCTGGAGTCCGAGTCCACTTCCCCAAGCCTGGAAATGAAGATCCACAACTTCTTAAAAGGTAACCCTGGTTTCAGCGGCTTGAACTTGAACATCCCAATCCTGAGCAGTCTGGGGTCCAGTGCCCCCGCAGAAAGCCACTCCTCAGACTTCCAGCGTGGCCCTACGAGCACGTCGATCGACAACATTGATGGAACCCCGGTGCGAGATGAACGAAGTGGGACGCCCACCCAGGATGAGATGATGGACAAGCCCACGTCCAGCAGTGTGGACACCATGTCCCTGCTTTCTAAGATCATTAGCCCTGGTTCCTCAACGCCCAGCAGCACAAGGTCACCACCTCCTGGGAGAGAAGAAAGCTACCCCCGAGAGTTGTCCAGTTCAGTGTCTGCGTACCGGCCCTTTGGCCTGGGCAGCGAGTCGCCCTATAAGCAGCCTCCTGATGGAATGGAGAGGCCGTCTTCCTTGATGGACTCTTCACAGGAGAAGTTCTATCCAGATACTTCTTTCCAGGAAGATGAGGATTACCGAGATTTTGAATATTCAGGGCCTCCACCCTCTGCCATGATGAACCTAGAGAAGAAACCAGCCAAATCTATCCTGAAATCAAGCAAGCTTTCTGATGCCCCCGAGTACCAGCCAATCCTGTCCAGTTATAGCCACCGAGCCCAAGAATTTGGGGTAAAGCCTGCCTTCCCGCCATCTGTAAGGGCCCTTCTGGACTCTAGTGAGAACTGTGACCGTCTTTCATCTTCCCCTGGGCTGTTTGGTGCCTTCAGCATAAGAGGGAATGAACCTGGGTCTGACCGGTCACCATCACCGAGTAAGAATGATTCATTTTTCACCCCCGACTCCAACCACAGTAGCTTGTCTCAGTCTACCAGTGGGCATCTCAGTTTGCCACAGAAGCAGTACCCAGACTCTCCTCACCCGGTCCCACACCGTTCCCTTTTCTCTCCGCAGAATACCCTTGCCGCTCCCACAGGCCACCCACCCACATCGGGTGTGGAGAAAGTCCTGGCCTCCACCATTTCCACCACATCGACGATTGAGTTTAAGAATATGCTTAAAAATGCCTCGCGGAAGCCCTCAGATGATAAGCATTTTGGCCAGGCCCCCGGCAAGGGCGCTTCAAGTGATGGTGTCAGTCTTTCAAACCTCGGCCAGCCCAGCCTGACGGCCACTGAGCAGCAGCAACAAGAAGAGCACTACCGCATAGAAACCCgcgtctcctcctcctgcttaGACGTGCCCGACAGCACCGAAGAGAAGGGCGCCCCCATAGAAACCTTGGGCTATCACAGCGCATCCAACAGGAGGATGTCCGGGGAGCCGATACAGACTGTCGAGTCCATCCGAGTCCCTGGGAAGGGCAGTAGAGGACATGGGCGTGAGGCCTCGAGGGTGGGTTGGTTTGATCTGAGCACCTCAGGCAGCTCTTTTGACAATGGCCCCTCAAGTGCCTCTGAGTTGGCAtcccttgggggtgggggcagcggaGGCCTCACTGGCTTTAAAACAGCACCATACAAGGAACGGGCACCCCAATTTCAGGAAAGTGTCGGCAGCTTTCGTTCCAACAGTTTCAACTCAACATTTGAGCATCATCTCCCCCCGTCCCCCTTGGAACATGGGACACCTTTCCAGAGAGAGCCAGTGGGGCCATCATctgccccacctgctcctcctaAGGATCATGGTGGTATCTTCTCTCGAGATGCACCCACTCATCTACCCTCTGTGGATCTTTCGAACCCCTTCACAAAGGAGGCAGCCCTGGCCCAtgctgccccacctcctcctggagaGCACAGCGGAgttcctttccccaccccaccccctcctccaacccctgggGAACATAGCAGCAGTGGTGGGAGTGGTGTCCCCTTCTCtactccacctcctcctccacctcctgttgaCCACTCTGGGGTTGtacccttcccagccccaccactggcAGAGCATGGAGTGGCAGGGGCTGTGGCAGTATTTCCCAAGGACCATAGTTCCCTCCTTCAAGGGACACTGGCTGATCATTTTGGGGTGCTCCCAGGACCCAGGGACCATGGGGGCCCTACCCAACGGGACCTCAACGGCCCTGGCCTTAGCCGTGTACGCGAGAGCCTGAGCCTGTCCTCCCATTCTCTGGAGCACTTGGGCCCAGCccatggaggaggaggtggggggggcagCAACGGCGGCAATGGCCCCCCCTTGGGTCCCTCACACAGAGACTCCATCAGCCGGAGTGGTATGATCTTGCGGAGTCCCCGGCCAGACTTTCGGCCTAGGGAACCTTTTCTCAACAGAGACCCTTTCCACACTTTAAAGAGACCCAGGCCCCCTTTCTCTAGGGGCCCTCCGTTCTTTGCACCAAAACGCCCATTCTTCCCGCCCAGGTACTGA